Proteins encoded together in one Penaeus vannamei isolate JL-2024 chromosome 11, ASM4276789v1, whole genome shotgun sequence window:
- the LOC113817026 gene encoding arylsulfatase B isoform X2 yields the protein MAALATLSTLVALALLVGSSVAKQPNILYILSDDVGWNEVSWHNPDMITPNLQELADEGVVLEHHYTNSLCTPSRSALMTGYYAHKLGRQRIVIYAAQPAGLTLNATLFPERLKELGYNTHIVGKWHLGFCNWAYTPTYRGFDTFYGYYKAQDGYFSHSQYGGFDMRDGERVAWEANGTYSMYLFADKAVEVIESYNGREDPFFLYLATQNVHVPLQVPEKYTDMYPDEPDEDRRRLVAMVTAMDEGVGRVIQALKDNGLYDDTIIVWTTDNGGREYKDNNKPLRGYKGSLFEGATRVPAVVRTPLLQATPRVYNGLMHIVDWQDTLLAAVGAPEVAGDDGVNQWEALRSPPSEPASAPAPRTEFFYNMDFVPGVGIDGGIRVGKYKYMRGLMLYTNETGPWLFNLEDDPNYVPFLTVNDH from the exons ATGGCCGCGTTGGCAACTCTCTCGACCTTGGTGGCACTGGCCCTCCTCGTGGGAAGCAGCGTTGCCAAGCAGCCCAATATTCTCTATATTTTGTCCGATGATGTTG GCTGGAACGAGGTGTCATGGCACAACCCGGACATGATCACGCCCAACCTGCAAGAACTGGCGGATGAGGGCGTGGTTCTGGAACACCATTACACCAACTCGCTCTGCACGCCCTCTCGCTCCGCCCTCATGACCGGGTATTACGCCCACAAGCTCGGTCGACAG AGGATCGTCATCTACGCAGCCCAGCCCGCAGGACTCACTCTCAACGCCACACTTTTCCCCGAGAGACTGAAGGAGCTGGGATACAACACACACATCGTCGGGAA ATGGCATCTTGGATTCTGCAACTGGGCTTATACTCCGACCTACAGAGGATTCGACACCTTCTACGGGTATTATAAGGCACAAGATGGCTACTTCTCGCATTCTCAATACG GCGGCTTTGACATGAGGGATGGTGAGCGGGTCGCTTGGGAGGCCAATGGGACCTATAGTATG TATCTGTTCGCTGACAAGGCTGTAGAGGTGATCGAATCCTACAACGGCAGAGAAGATCCCTTTTTCCTCTATCTGGCCACGCAAAATGTGCACGTGCCTCTTCAG GTCCCCGAGAAGTACACAGACATGTACCCAGACGAGCCAGACGAGGACAGACGGAGGCTCGTGGCGATGGTGACGGCCATGGACGAAGGGGTCGGCCGGGTCATCCAAGCTCTGAAGGATAATGGCCTCTATGACGACACCATTATCGTCTGGACAACGGATAATGGTGGAAGGGAGTATAAAG acAACAACAAGCCCCTGCGCGGCTACAAGGGCTCGCTGTTCGAGGGCGCCACCCGCGTCCCCGCCGTCGTCCGCACGCCCCTTCTGCAAGCCACGCCCAGGGTCTACAACGGCCTCATGCACATCGTCGACTGGCAGGACACCCTCCTGGCGGCCGTGGGAGCCCCGGAGGTGGCTGGGGACGACGGCGTGAACCAGTGGGAGGCCCTGAGGTCGCCCCCGTCGGAGCCTGCGTCAGCGCCCGCGCCCAGGACGGAGTTCTTCTACAACATGGACTTCGTGCCGGGGGTCGGGATCGATGGCGGGATCAg GGTCGGAAAATACAAGTATATGAGAGGCCTTATGCTGTATACCAATGAGACGGGGCCTTGGCTCTTCAATCTGGAAG ATGATCCGAACTATGTACCTTTTTTAACCGTTAAtgatcattag
- the LOC113817026 gene encoding arylsulfatase I isoform X1 encodes MAALATLSTLVALALLVGSSVAKQPNILYILSDDVGWNEVSWHNPDMITPNLQELADEGVVLEHHYTNSLCTPSRSALMTGYYAHKLGRQRIVIYAAQPAGLTLNATLFPERLKELGYNTHIVGKWHLGFCNWAYTPTYRGFDTFYGYYKAQDGYFSHSQYGGFDMRDGERVAWEANGTYSMYLFADKAVEVIESYNGREDPFFLYLATQNVHVPLQVPEKYTDMYPDEPDEDRRRLVAMVTAMDEGVGRVIQALKDNGLYDDTIIVWTTDNGGREYKDNNKPLRGYKGSLFEGATRVPAVVRTPLLQATPRVYNGLMHIVDWQDTLLAAVGAPEVAGDDGVNQWEALRSPPSEPASAPAPRTEFFYNMDFVPGVGIDGGIRVGKYKYMRGLMLYTNETGPWLFNLEDDPNETTNLLEFEPEIAQELQARLEAELDSVVQADSILPSFNSNPANWGGAWSPGWCNAE; translated from the exons ATGGCCGCGTTGGCAACTCTCTCGACCTTGGTGGCACTGGCCCTCCTCGTGGGAAGCAGCGTTGCCAAGCAGCCCAATATTCTCTATATTTTGTCCGATGATGTTG GCTGGAACGAGGTGTCATGGCACAACCCGGACATGATCACGCCCAACCTGCAAGAACTGGCGGATGAGGGCGTGGTTCTGGAACACCATTACACCAACTCGCTCTGCACGCCCTCTCGCTCCGCCCTCATGACCGGGTATTACGCCCACAAGCTCGGTCGACAG AGGATCGTCATCTACGCAGCCCAGCCCGCAGGACTCACTCTCAACGCCACACTTTTCCCCGAGAGACTGAAGGAGCTGGGATACAACACACACATCGTCGGGAA ATGGCATCTTGGATTCTGCAACTGGGCTTATACTCCGACCTACAGAGGATTCGACACCTTCTACGGGTATTATAAGGCACAAGATGGCTACTTCTCGCATTCTCAATACG GCGGCTTTGACATGAGGGATGGTGAGCGGGTCGCTTGGGAGGCCAATGGGACCTATAGTATG TATCTGTTCGCTGACAAGGCTGTAGAGGTGATCGAATCCTACAACGGCAGAGAAGATCCCTTTTTCCTCTATCTGGCCACGCAAAATGTGCACGTGCCTCTTCAG GTCCCCGAGAAGTACACAGACATGTACCCAGACGAGCCAGACGAGGACAGACGGAGGCTCGTGGCGATGGTGACGGCCATGGACGAAGGGGTCGGCCGGGTCATCCAAGCTCTGAAGGATAATGGCCTCTATGACGACACCATTATCGTCTGGACAACGGATAATGGTGGAAGGGAGTATAAAG acAACAACAAGCCCCTGCGCGGCTACAAGGGCTCGCTGTTCGAGGGCGCCACCCGCGTCCCCGCCGTCGTCCGCACGCCCCTTCTGCAAGCCACGCCCAGGGTCTACAACGGCCTCATGCACATCGTCGACTGGCAGGACACCCTCCTGGCGGCCGTGGGAGCCCCGGAGGTGGCTGGGGACGACGGCGTGAACCAGTGGGAGGCCCTGAGGTCGCCCCCGTCGGAGCCTGCGTCAGCGCCCGCGCCCAGGACGGAGTTCTTCTACAACATGGACTTCGTGCCGGGGGTCGGGATCGATGGCGGGATCAg GGTCGGAAAATACAAGTATATGAGAGGCCTTATGCTGTATACCAATGAGACGGGGCCTTGGCTCTTCAATCTGGAAG atgatCCGAACGAGACAACGAACCTGCTGGAGTTCGAACCCGAGATCGCCCAGGAGCTTCAGGCGAGACTCGAAGCCGAGCTGGACAGCGTGGTGCAGGCGGACAGCATTCTGCCTTCCTTCAACTCGAATCCCGCTAACTGGGGCGGTGCTTGGAGTCCCGGATGGTGCAATGCCGAATGA